From the Helianthus annuus cultivar XRQ/B chromosome 17, HanXRQr2.0-SUNRISE, whole genome shotgun sequence genome, the window CATGAAGCAGAAATTTTAATGCTGATGTCCGCAACTTATTTTAGATTAAATCAGGTCGTCTTATTAAGCTTTTAAAAACCTTATAGTTTTAGAAATCCCAAAATTAGGGCTTTTATTTGACCTAAtctttttttgtttgtttattatttggTTTAAATTAACTTCTTTTCTTAAACTCAACAAGGGTTTGTGTTGTTGGGGAACAACCAAATGCAGAAGTCAAGAATATCAAACATTAAGCGGCGTAGCCATGCAATAGCAATGGGGAAAACGAAGAAGTTAATCTCTTCCCAAACCCGACCAACAAGAAAAATCAAGATGCCCTAATCGACAATAATGCTAACATCGCTTCCCTGATAGCTAATCCCTTCCCAAACCGAATGTGGTAATTTCAAATGGGACGAGTGAACGACAAAATCACAAAGTACACATCATCATTGATCTTCAAGTTTCATGAAATATGGGTTCATTGTTTATTTCATCCCCACAAGTTGTATTTCAAGAAAGGTATCAAATCcttttgaccaaattatatatgCCAGAGAGCGCACCATCATTTAAAGAGAGAGAATTACAACCCACTTAATATTTCTTTACCAAAAGTATTAACAAAACAACAGTTAAGAAAGCGATTTCACATATTCCGCATAACACACAAAGATGCCAAACACCACATGGTGTCAAGTCCGCGTTTATTACAGTTAACAATAACCCAGAAAAATTTAACCACCTTAATCTATAATAAAAACAAGTAGAGCCGGTGTTTTGAAGCATCAAAATACGGAGTAACATAAGAATATGAGAGATCAAAATATGAGATTACATGCCTAGGCTCTGCCTCTATCTTGCATCTCAGCATCATGCTGCTCCTTAAGTCTGTCAACCATTTCCAAGATTCTTGGATTGAAGAAACGGTCGTGAACATACTTCTTCTCTTCGGCTTGTATCTCCTTTATAGCACTTGGATATGGGTTTTGcgggggttttgttcctcttattcgcgCTATTTCTTTCAGACGTTTGTATGCCTTCTTTTTGCTTTTCTTAAGTTGCCGGTACTCCGCCTGTAAACATAGACGTGGTATTTTAAAGTTTAAACCTCCGAAATCCATTCAAACAAAGTAGTTTTGCACTGATATTAGACAAATAGTTGTCGATATATACAAAAAACATTAACTTCTTGAGAGAAAGTATTTCGAGACTAATCAACAAGACAACCCTTTTCAACTCACATAGAAAAGTTACCGCTTACACAACCCATCCATTAAACACTCGATTTAAAAAGGATAAAGTTTATAGATACTTACATCTGCCACATCTATAGCTTCCTCTTCACCCACACCTTGCTCCTTCAACTCTAGCACCCGGCAACCAAAAATGCGTGACGGGGTCGGGTCAAAATCACAGATTCTATAGTATAAAGAAACGTGTCAGTACTTGTCATAAATTTAAGTGTATTTTACATAAGATCCAGAGAATGATATAAATATGGGGAGAGAAGAAGTACTTGATAGGATCTTCATGCAACGATTCAGGATGCTTCTTATAGAACTTATTGATATAAACATCCTCAGGGAGGCAAATCCGCTCAACTTTCTTTTCAGCCCGAGGAAATACTGCAGGCGGGGACCTACAAAATTCATTTCACATTGAAGTTTAATAAGTTGGTAAAAATTTAAAGATTATAATGAAGTAAAATATCTACTGATAATGAGTATTCACAGTAGGGCTGTAATCGAGCCGAGCCAGGTCGAGTTTGGGCTCGAACTTAAACGACGCAGCTCGGCTAGGCTCGTTTATCTAATCGAGCTGAAAATTCGAGCACGAGCTCGGCTCGTAACATGTTCGAGCAAGCTCGAGCCAAATCGAGTTGGCTCgctatttattttagtttttttacaaatattgatcacataaaaaacaaaaaataaaaataaaaattacacatatatctatatatattatttttatttttctaatattTTAAAGACCAAACGGCATATTAAAAGTATTACATGTATAGTTTTTGTTTATTTTCTCATATTTTTATATGTTATTCATTAATCTAACTTAAAATGTTAACACTTCAACCCCCTCCCACTATTTTAAtacatttaaaataaaaaataattaatttgTATAAAATACATAATTCGAGCCAGCTcgcgagctcacgagccgagctgACTTGTTTACAACCAAGCTTTTTTTGAGCTTTTTTCCGAGCGAGCTGCGagctttttgaacacccctaattcaCAGAGAATTAATCGACTGACAAGCTGAAGACTTAAAACCTAACTTTTATAAAGGTTTTGAAAAAAAGAGTACATACTTTTCCATAGCTTTGAGCCAAACGGGCTTGGCCTTGGCCAAACCATGTACTAGCTTTCTTGTTTTTGTAAGCAAGTCTCCCTTTGTAAACGACATAGCTTTACTTCTGCAGCACGGCTTTATGGTGCTTCAGTTTCTGGTATCAATAAAAACATGAGAGCCCTTAAACTTTCCCGTTTACCAGATAAATAGAACATAAAACTAACTAGTAAAACTACAAACTAACAAACCCTTTGATATCAAGAAAAGCGTCAACTCAATAAGATTTCACAAAACTCAAAAAGGATTCACATAAACTAATAATTAAACTAAAGCAAATAAAATTCAgacaaaaaatgttttcaaacaactatggataataataataataataataataataataataataatcataataataatatagaAGTATATGTCTGGGGAAAAACTGTATGCAGAATTATATAAAAGATAATCGCAGTAAAAGAGAGCCAACTGTTCACAAGATTGTTGAAGAAGATAACATTTGACTTCATACATAAACAAAGATTTCATTCAGAAATTTTATCAAACATCTATTCAACAAAATATAACACGTGCCAGTTACATGAAAAGAAAGACTGAAATTGATCACCTTTTTTGTCAAGAAACTAAATTTCATTGTTATAGTTGGTTATATACAGAATAAAAAATGAGAGGAAGGGAAACAATACATATCTTTGACCGAAATTAGTTCTCAattgacacacacacacacacacacaagaatcTTCTTTACTGGTAACAAAAGAATCCAAGA encodes:
- the LOC110921050 gene encoding uncharacterized protein LOC110921050, with product MSFTKGDLLTKTRKLVHGLAKAKPVWLKAMEKSPPAVFPRAEKKVERICLPEDVYINKFYKKHPESLHEDPIKICDFDPTPSRIFGCRVLELKEQGVGEEEAIDVADAEYRQLKKSKKKAYKRLKEIARIRGTKPPQNPYPSAIKEIQAEEKKYVHDRFFNPRILEMVDRLKEQHDAEMQDRGRA